A window from Bacteroidales bacterium encodes these proteins:
- a CDS encoding metallophosphoesterase family protein — protein MKKGRVIKISIIVTIVLVFAIWIKSRWKVWFRDLPEPEYVIENKISRLLMTYGEDGEFSRTFTWMCGDTLQPSILELIILTDTLHFEAEGEIYASRSGKAAYYRADIASLPQGMSYSYRVLSQTDTTEWYTFATPYETDQRKFIYLGDVQDDYTGVTPKIFSEIFELYTDVDFYLFGGDIIERPMSGYWDYWFASMQDLPKTKPILAATGNHEYLKSFPRHLEDRFGLVFPYVSAQNNRGNALLSIKIGDGQILLLDSNKDFWKYFYQRRWLKNELKNSNAQWQIVTLHHPIYSTKGAFNQFLQRMFFNPVIKSCGADLVLQGHEHTFMRTSKVNEDSTLQTPVYITSHCSPKSYKVSYPSNYSKIDNGEKYYQVITYTSDKITVESYNSQHTQIDKVEITPNHVYAVKE, from the coding sequence ATGAAAAAGGGTAGGGTAATAAAAATATCAATAATTGTTACAATAGTTTTGGTATTTGCAATATGGATAAAATCTCGTTGGAAAGTATGGTTTAGAGATTTACCTGAGCCAGAGTATGTTATTGAGAATAAAATATCGCGTTTACTTATGACCTATGGCGAGGATGGAGAGTTCTCTCGAACATTCACATGGATGTGTGGCGATACATTACAACCATCAATATTGGAACTTATTATACTAACTGATACTCTTCATTTTGAGGCGGAGGGAGAGATTTATGCTTCACGCTCTGGAAAAGCAGCATATTACAGGGCAGATATAGCATCACTGCCACAAGGAATGAGTTATAGTTATAGAGTACTCTCTCAAACCGATACCACCGAATGGTACACCTTTGCAACCCCATACGAAACCGATCAGCGAAAATTTATATATTTAGGTGATGTACAAGATGATTACACAGGGGTAACGCCAAAGATATTTTCTGAGATATTTGAACTCTATACTGATGTTGATTTTTATCTCTTTGGCGGAGACATAATAGAACGTCCTATGTCGGGATATTGGGACTATTGGTTTGCTTCAATGCAGGATCTGCCCAAAACAAAACCAATATTGGCGGCAACAGGAAATCACGAATACCTAAAATCGTTCCCTCGCCACCTTGAAGATCGGTTTGGATTGGTCTTCCCTTATGTTTCAGCACAAAACAATAGAGGTAATGCTCTCCTTTCAATAAAGATAGGGGATGGACAAATTCTACTGTTAGACTCAAATAAAGATTTCTGGAAATACTTTTATCAAAGACGTTGGTTAAAGAATGAGTTAAAAAATAGCAATGCACAGTGGCAAATAGTTACATTGCACCATCCAATATATTCAACAAAAGGAGCATTTAACCAATTCCTTCAACGTATGTTTTTTAATCCAGTAATAAAGAGTTGCGGAGCAGATTTAGTATTACAGGGACATGAGCACACCTTTATGAGAACATCAAAAGTTAATGAAGATAGTACTTTGCAAACACCCGTTTATATAACATCTCATTGTTCTCCCAAGAGTTATAAGGTCTCATACCCCTCAAACTACTCTAAAATTGATAATGGAGAAAAATATTACCAAGTAATCACATACACCTCTGATAAAATAACCGTAGAGAGTTACAATTCGCAACACACACAAATTGATAAGGTTGAAATAACCCCAAACCATGTATATGCGGTAAAAGAGTAG
- a CDS encoding Na/Pi cotransporter family protein codes for MGILQIFTLLGALGMFLYGMNLMSSGLQKASGNKLRSFLSAMTSNPFKGVLTGLGITSIIQSSSATTVMVVSFVNAGLLTLHQAIGVIMGANIGTTVTAWLVAWLGFKADISILAVPLMLFGFLFSNSKKNQRQNIGELIVGFCLLFLALSFMKESVPDLNQTPEVLEFVKTWSSYGFSSVLLFLAFGTILTLVLQSSSATMAITLIMLSMGWIPFNMACAMVLGENIGTTITANIAAAVGNTQAKRAAMSHTIFNVFGVIWALIFFTPFLALVGKIIELFGLPNPAADDFAVTSATAATGVAALYGLSMLHTLFNTINTGILVWFIKYIEKAVTWIIKTPKNQENENFRLKYITAGNLDTPELATEQAFDEIIHFAEISRKGLSYAKAIISETNPDKFKELRDKLIKYEEISDRIEFEIATFLNALSAGDISETTSKRVKAMYKIIGELESLGDSGESIARILTRRNSYNKNFDAQTIQKLEELADVVDKAYEVMLKNLTTAHEGELTDITNAYKAEENINTLRNSLRDTEIDDIEHNRKSYQTSVFYLDLVSQLEKMGDYLINISQDLHRSFGK; via the coding sequence ATGGGAATACTTCAAATCTTTACACTGTTAGGAGCGTTAGGTATGTTCCTTTATGGTATGAATTTGATGAGTTCAGGTCTTCAGAAAGCATCGGGAAATAAGCTTAGAAGCTTTTTATCGGCAATGACTTCAAATCCGTTTAAAGGAGTTCTGACTGGTCTTGGAATTACATCAATAATTCAATCATCATCGGCAACTACCGTTATGGTTGTAAGTTTTGTAAACGCAGGACTTCTTACTCTTCACCAAGCAATTGGTGTTATTATGGGAGCCAACATAGGAACTACTGTTACTGCATGGTTAGTGGCTTGGTTGGGATTTAAGGCCGATATTTCAATATTAGCAGTTCCTTTGATGCTGTTCGGTTTCTTGTTCTCTAATTCAAAAAAGAATCAAAGACAAAACATTGGAGAGTTAATTGTTGGTTTCTGTTTGCTCTTTCTTGCTCTTTCGTTTATGAAAGAGTCTGTTCCGGACTTAAACCAAACGCCTGAAGTACTGGAGTTTGTTAAAACGTGGTCAAGTTACGGATTTAGTTCTGTTCTCTTGTTCCTTGCCTTTGGTACAATACTTACATTGGTTCTTCAATCATCATCGGCAACTATGGCAATCACTCTTATTATGCTAAGTATGGGATGGATTCCATTTAATATGGCTTGCGCAATGGTACTTGGAGAAAACATTGGTACTACTATCACTGCTAATATTGCTGCAGCAGTGGGTAATACTCAAGCAAAGAGAGCGGCAATGTCGCACACTATTTTTAATGTATTCGGTGTTATCTGGGCATTGATATTCTTTACCCCATTCCTTGCCCTTGTAGGTAAAATTATTGAACTATTTGGATTACCAAATCCAGCAGCCGATGATTTTGCAGTTACAAGTGCTACTGCTGCAACTGGTGTTGCTGCTCTTTACGGACTATCAATGTTACACACTCTATTTAATACCATTAACACCGGTATATTGGTTTGGTTTATTAAATATATCGAGAAGGCTGTTACCTGGATTATCAAGACTCCCAAAAACCAAGAGAATGAGAACTTTAGACTTAAATATATTACTGCCGGTAATCTTGACACTCCTGAACTTGCTACCGAACAAGCATTTGATGAGATTATCCATTTTGCAGAGATTTCAAGAAAAGGTCTTAGTTATGCTAAAGCAATTATCTCAGAAACTAACCCTGATAAGTTTAAAGAATTACGCGATAAACTTATTAAATATGAAGAGATTTCGGATAGAATTGAGTTTGAGATTGCAACTTTTCTGAACGCTTTATCGGCAGGAGATATAAGCGAGACTACTTCAAAGAGAGTCAAGGCAATGTATAAAATTATTGGAGAGTTAGAGTCTCTTGGAGATTCGGGAGAGTCTATTGCACGTATTCTTACTCGCAGAAACTCATACAACAAGAACTTTGACGCTCAAACTATTCAGAAACTTGAAGAGTTGGCAGATGTTGTAGATAAAGCTTACGAAGTGATGCTTAAAAACTTAACCACTGCTCATGAAGGAGAGTTAACAGATATTACAAATGCTTATAAGGCAGAGGAGAATATCAATACTCTAAGAAACAGCCTAAGAGATACCGAGATTGATGACATTGAGCATAACAGAAAGAGTTATCAAACAAGTGTTTTCTATTTAGACTTGGTTAGTCAACTTGAGAAGATGGGAGACTACTTAATCAATATCTCTCAAGATCTTCACCGCTCATTTGGAAAGTAA
- the ndk gene encoding nucleoside-diphosphate kinase, which translates to MLEKTLVILKPCTIQRGLIGEVTTRFERKGLRLCGMKMVQLTDEILSEHYSHLSSKPFFQRVKDSMMACPVIVCCYEGVDAIEAVRTITGPTTGRKAPAGTIRGDYSMSFQENIVHASDSPETAEIELKRFFAPEEIFDYKLSTFDFLYANDEY; encoded by the coding sequence ATGTTAGAAAAAACCCTCGTTATTTTAAAACCTTGTACAATACAAAGAGGTTTGATTGGAGAAGTTACAACACGTTTTGAACGCAAAGGTTTAAGATTGTGCGGTATGAAAATGGTACAACTTACCGATGAAATTTTGAGCGAACACTACTCTCACCTAAGTAGTAAACCTTTCTTCCAGAGAGTAAAAGACTCTATGATGGCATGTCCAGTAATTGTTTGTTGTTATGAGGGTGTTGATGCAATTGAGGCAGTTAGAACTATCACCGGACCCACAACAGGACGCAAAGCACCTGCAGGAACCATTAGAGGCGATTATAGTATGAGTTTCCAAGAGAACATTGTTCACGCTTCGGACTCTCCCGAAACTGCGGAGATTGAGTTAAAAAGATTCTTCGCACCCGAAGAGATTTTTGATTACAAACTCTCTACTTTTGATTTCTTATACGCTAACGATGAGTATTAA